The Bacteroidota bacterium genomic sequence ATTAGTGAGTCTTTTGCAGAAAAGCTTAAAATAAATCCTGGCGATAAGATAACATTGTTTGGTACAACAATGAATGGCAGTATGACCTTTCATAATTTCATTGTGAGTGGAACAGTAAAATTTGGCTCGCAGGGTTTAGACAAAGGATCAATTATCATTGACCTACTGGATGCAAAACATGTGCTCGACATGGAAGATGCTGCCAGTGAAATAATGGGCTATATGCCTTCAGGAGTATATGACGATGAGAAAGCAAGTCAGGTAGCTGCTTCTTTTAATGCCAATTATATCGATTCAGATGATGAATATGCTCCAGTTATGAAACGTTTACAAGAACAAGGAGGAATGGCAGAATACGTTGCGATGGCAAGCAATATGGTAGGAATACTCATTGGTGTTTTCATCTTTGCATTAGCTATTGTACTCTGGAACACAGGTCTTTTAAATGGATTGAGAAGATATAATGAGTTCGGTATTCGATTAGCCATGGGCGAAAACAAAGGGCATATTTATAGAAGTTTGCTAATTGAATCAGCCTTAATAGGTATTATTGGCTCTGTGATAGGAACTGGGCTTGGTTTGGCATTGTCATACTATTTACAGAAAAATGGATTAGACTTTAGTGAGTTCACGAAGGATGCAACTTCTTCTATGATGATGCCAAATGTATTCAGGGCAGTGGTGTCACCTCAAGCTTTTTATATTGGATTTTTCCCAGGAGTTCTTTCCATTGTATTGGGCAATATGCTTTCTGGAATTGGAA encodes the following:
- a CDS encoding FtsX-like permease family protein codes for the protein MIKFLIRGVLKDKNRSLFPVLIVSIGVFLTVFLSCWLGGVMGDAIDLMAKFTTGHVKVMSKSYAENENQMPNDLALADVSELMKKLKADYPDMQWAERIRFGGLLDVPDENDETKNQGPAVGLAIDMLSDKSAEIERLNISGAIQRGKIPSKRNEALISESFAEKLKINPGDKITLFGTTMNGSMTFHNFIVSGTVKFGSQGLDKGSIIIDLLDAKHVLDMEDAASEIMGYMPSGVYDDEKASQVAASFNANYIDSDDEYAPVMKRLQEQGGMAEYVAMASNMVGILIGVFIFALAIVLWNTGLLNGLRRYNEFGIRLAMGENKGHIYRSLLIESALIGIIGSVIGTGLGLALSYYLQKNGLDFSEFTKDATSSMMMPNVFRAVVSPQAFYIGFFPGVLSIVLGNMLSGIGIYKRKTAQLFKELEV